In Populus alba chromosome 1, ASM523922v2, whole genome shotgun sequence, a single window of DNA contains:
- the LOC118037419 gene encoding ultraviolet-B receptor UVR8, with protein MANRYRLASIEDFPSHLIFEILTIGRLSAADLVCLELTSRTFGASHGLYPQKFRSLVDFAAHQLCVSHRVYGGMGWNAQKELFDRCGGNWKRVLRFLQAVEESSGMVKTSACNMQVTTGRYHTLLIRDSSVYSCGSSLCGVLGHGAETTQCVAFTRIRFPSLANVVQVSASHNHAAFVLQSGEVFTCGDNSSFCCGHKDTNRPIFRPRLVEALKAVSCKQVSVGLNFTVFLTRQGQLYTCGTNTHGQLGHGDTLDRPTPKIIELLEGIGPVVQIAAGPSYVLAVTDNGVVYSFGSGSNFCLGRGEQHDEFQPRAIQTFRRKDIHVVHVSAGDEHAVALDSSGFVYSWGKGYCGALGHGDEIDKTLPSLVNCLKSRLAVQACARKRKTFVLVDDGSVYGFGCMGFGSLGFPDRGITEKVMTPRVLDSLRAHRVSQISTGLYHTVVVTNQGQMFGFGDNERAQLGHDTLRGCLQPTEIYVQETADDTGLTLESK; from the exons ATGGCTAATAGGTATAGGCTGGCTTCTATCGAGGATTTTCCATcacatttgatttttgaaattctGACAATCGGTAGGCTTAGTGCTGCTGACCTCGTGTGCTTAGAGTTGACTTCTAGGACATTTGGAGCGAGTCATGGGCTGTACCCTCAAAAATTCAGGTCGTTGGTGGATTTTGCAGCACATCAGTTATGTGTGTCGCATAGAGTGTATGGCGGGATGGGGTGGAATGCTCAGAAAGAGTTGTTTGATCGTTGTGGAGGAAATTGGAAGCGGGTTTTGAGGTTCTTGCAGGCTGTGGAGGAATCATCAGGCATGGTCAAGACCTCAGCATGCAAT ATGCAGGTTACAACTGGAAGATATCACACGTTGCTGATCAGAGATTCATCTGTATATTCTTGTGGTTCTAGTTTGTGTGGTGTTCTTGGACATGGTGCTGAAACAACACAATGTGTAGCATTCACACGGATTAGATTCCCATCTTTGGCTAACGTGGTCCAAGTCTCAGCCTCCCATAATCATGCTGCTTTTGTTTTGCAGTCCGGAGAG GTTTTCACTTGTGGTGATAATTCATCATTTTGCTGTGGGCACAAAGATACAAATCGCCCCATATTTAGGCCCAGGCTTGTTGAGGCACTAAAGGCAGTTTCATGCAAGCAG GTTTCTGTGGGCCTTAACTTTACAGTGTTCCTCACAAGACAAGGCCAGCTTTATACATGTGGGACGAACACACATGGGCAACTTGGTCATGGTGACACGCTAGACAGACCGACACCCAAAATCATTGAACTGCTTGAGGGAATTGGTCCTGTGGTTCAAATAGCTGCTGGTCCCAGCTATGTCTTAGCTGTAACTGACAATGGTGTAGTTTACTCTTTTGGTTCTGGTTCTAATTTTTGTCTTGGTCGTGGAGAGCAACACGATGAGTTCCAGCCACGTGCAATCCAGACATTTAGAAGAAAGGATATTCATGTGGTCCATGTTTCTGCTGGGGATGAGCATGCTGTGGCCCTTGATTCAAGTGGATTT GTCTATAGTTGGGGAAAAGGTTACTGTGGAGCATTAGGCCATGGGGATGAGATTGATAAGACTCTTCCTTCCCTTGTGAACTGCCTTAAGAGCCGCCTTGCTGTGCAG GCTtgtgcaagaaaaagaaaaacatttgttCTGGTCGATGATGGTTCTGTTTATGGCTTTGGGTGCATGGGATTTGGTAGCCTTGGCTTTCCAGATAGGGGTATAACTGAAAAAGTGATGACACCTCGAGTCCTTGATAGCTTAAGAGCTCATCGTGTTTCTCAGATCAGCACAGGCCTCTACCACACTGTCGTGGTTACCAACCAGGGCCAAATGTTTGGATTTGGAGATAATGAAAGAGCACAACTTGGGCACGACACATTGAGGGGATGCCTGCAACCAACTGAAATATATGTTCAAGAAACAGCAGATGATACAGGCCTTACTTTGGAAAGCAAATGA
- the LOC118037420 gene encoding CBS domain-containing protein CBSX5, protein MAVSLLALEVSDLCLGKPALRSLALTTTIAEALFALKNSDDNFLSVWNCDHAAKTNNDYKGNCEEEGCDVCECKCVGKVSMVDVICYLCKDENLLFPSDALKAPVSVLLPEIPGMVVHVEPTSSLLEAIDLILQGAKNLVVPIKTRYSTRRKQLQKLSITSPTIHNGREFCWLTQEDIIRFFLGSIGLFAPLPALSIDTLGIISTEFVTIDYHSPAISELEAISRSLADETSVAVIDSDGILIGELSPFTLACCDDSVAAAITTLSSGDLMAYIDCGGPPEDLVKVVMARLKERGLEAMLQEFTNCSCYSTTSSCQSQSSSSDEESVSSTPVSTLHRSGKYSRSMSYSARMVRRAEAIVCHPKSSLVAVMIQAIAHRVNYVWVIEDDCSLVGIVRFYDMLKVFRESLEDMA, encoded by the exons ATGGCAGTGAGTTTACTTGCACTTGAGGTATCTGACCTCTGCTTAGGCAAGCCTGCTTTGAGGTCTCTCGCACTCACCACAACAATAGCTGAAGCTCTATTTGCTCTTAAAAACTCTGATGATAACTTCTTAAGTGTATGGAATTGTGATCACGCAGCAAAGACTAACAACGATTACAAAGGCAATTGTGAAGAGGAAGGTTGTGATGTTTGTGAATGTAAATGTGTTGGTAAGGTTTCTATGGTGGATGTGATATGCTATCTTTGCAAGGATGAGAACTTGTTGTTCCCTTCTGATGCTTTGAAAGCACCTGTTTCTGTTCTCTTGCCTGAGATTCCTGGAATGGTTGTTCATGTGGAACCAACTTCAAG cTTATTGGAAGCAATTGATCTCATCCTTCAAGGAGCCAAGAATCTAGTAGTGCCGATAAAGACCAGGTATAGTACAAGAAGAAAACAGCTCCAAAAACTCTCAATCACCAGCCCCACCATCCACAATGGCCGGGAATTCTGCTGGCTAACGCAGGAAGACATAATCAGATTCTTCCTCGGTTCAATTGGCCTCTTTGCTCCACTTCCAGCTCTCTCCATTGATACACTTGGCATTATAAGCACTGAATTTGTCACAATTGATTATCACTCCCCTGCTATCTCAGAACTTGAAGCCATTTCTCGCTCTCTAGCAGACGAGACTTCAGTTGCTGTCATTGACAGTGATGGCATATTGATTGGGGAGCTCTCTCCATTCACTCTAGCCTGCTGTGATGACAGTGTTGCTGCTGCAATCACTACCCTTTCCTCCGGGGACTTGATGGCCTACATTGATTGCGGAGGACCCCCAGAGGACCTTGTCAAGGTGGTCATGGCAAGACTTAAAGAGAGAGGCCTAGAAGCAATGCTTCAAGAATTCACTAATTGTAGTTGCTACTCAACTACCAGTTCATGTCAATCACAATCTTCGTCATCTGATGAAGAGTCAGTGAGCAGCACCCCGGTCAGTACACTGCATAGATCAGGAAAGTATAGTAGGTCCATGAGTTATTCAGCCAGGATGGTGAGAAGGGCAGAGGCAATAGTTTGCCATCCCAAGAGTTCACTTGTTGCAGTGATGATTCAAGCAATTGCTCATAGAGTAAATTACGTGTGGGTCATAGAGGATGACTGTAGCTTGGTTGGCATTGTCAGATTTTATGATATGCTGAAAGTTTTCAGGGAAAGTTTAGAGGATATGGCCTAA
- the LOC118037418 gene encoding stem-specific protein TSJT1, whose translation MLAIFHKAFAHPPEELNSPASQNGTKKPKLPEETLNDFLSHHPQKTFSMNFGQAAVLAYAPQDNPFSPQQKLFCGFDGIYCLFSGSLNNLCTLNRQYGLTKGTKEAMFVIEAYKTLRDRGPYPADQVVKDLDGSFSFVIYDSTAGSVFAALGSDGGVKLYWGIAADGSVVISDDLEVIKESCVKSFAPFPTGFMFHSEGGLMSFEHPMNKVRAMPRTDSEGFLCGANFKVDVYTRINSLPRRGSEANWTEWQSHS comes from the exons ATGTTGGCAATTTTTCACAAAGCTTTTGCTCACCCACCTGAGGAGCTTAATAGTCCAGCATCTCAAAATGGTACTAAGAAGCCTAAGCTTCCTGAGGAAACACTCAATGATTTCCTTTCTCACCACCCTCAGAAAACTTTCTCCATGAACTTTGGTCAAGCTGCTGTGCTTGCCTATGCTCCCCAAGACAACCCCTTCTCTCCTCAACAAAA GCTGTTCTGTGGTTTTGATGGTATATACTGCCTTTTCTCTGGAAGCTTGAACAACTTATGCACACTCAATAGGCAGTATGGATTGACAAAGGGGACTAAAGAGGCCATGTTTGTGATAGAAGCTTACAAGACTCTTCGTGATCGAGGTCCTTATCCAGCTGATCAAGTTGTTAAGGATCTTGATGGGAGCTTTTCTTTCGTTATCTACGACAGCACGGCTGGAAGTGTTTTTGCTGCACTG GGTTCTGATGGTGGAGTTAAGCTGTACTGGGGTATTGCAGCAGATGGCTCTGTGGTGATATCTGATGATCTGGAAGTCATAAAAGAAAGCTGTGTCAAATCGTTTGCTCCCTTCCCAACAG GATTTATGTTCCATAGTGAAGGAGGTTTGATGAGCTTTGAGCATCCAATGAACAAAGTTAGAGCAATGCCAAGGACCGACAGTGAAGGATTTCTCTGTGGAGCGAATTTCAAGGTTGATGTCTACACAAGGATCAACAGCTTACCCCGTAGGGGAAGTGAAGCTAATTGGACCGAGTGGCAATCACACAGCTAA
- the LOC118037417 gene encoding ribosome biogenesis protein BRX1 homolog 2, whose protein sequence is MGKKRKHVETQVIEPAKKDEGAPERPKRTLLGWKDKPEVKETEFIHPQQGGFRNKEKVLVTCSRRINFRYRHLMLNLVSLLPHCKKDSKVESKSTKGATLNELVELKNGSSALFFECRKHKDLYLWMVKCPSGPSVKFLVNAVHTMEELKLTGNHLKGSRPLLTFSANFDKDAHWKLLKEMIMQIFGTPKDHRKSKPFYDHVFVFSIVDDHIWFRNYQISVPHNETDKIARGGLDKMTLVEVGPRFCLNPIKIFGGSFGGPTLYENPFFVSPNQIRALEKKQKAGKFAKKVKAKTRRKMHELSNPLEPDEFADMWKE, encoded by the exons ATgggaaagaagagaaagcaCGTTGAGACACAGGTCATTGAACCTGCAAAGAAAGATGAAGGTGCACCAGAGAGACCCAAAAGGACGCTCTTGGGCTGGAAAGATAAACCTGAAGTGAAAGAGACTGAATTTATACATCCTCAACAGGGTGGTTTTAGAAACAAAGAGAAAGTCTTGGTTACTTGTTCTAGGCGTATCAATTTCAG GTATAGGCACTTGATGTTGAATTTGGTGTCACTTCTGCCGCATTGTAAGAAGGATAGTAAGGTTGAGTCTAAAAGTACTAAAGGCGCGACATTGAATGAGCTTGTTGAGTTGAAAAATGGTTCTTCCGCTTTGTTCTTTGAG TGCAGGAAACATAAAGACTTGTATCTATGGATGGTCAAGTGCCCTAGTGGTCCGTCTGTGAAATTCTTAGTCAATGCtg TGCACACAATGGAAGAATTGAAGCTTACAGGAAATCATCTGAAAGGGTCAAGACCCCTCTTGACTTTCTCAGCTAATTTTGATAAAGATGCCCACTGGAAACTCCTGAAGGAGATGATCATGCag aTATTTGGAACTCCAAAAGATCACAGGAAATCTAAGCCTTTTTATGAccatgtctttgttttctccaTTGTTGATGACCATATATGGTTTCGGAATTACCAG ATATCTGTTCCTCATAACGAAACTGATAAAATAGCTCGAGGAGGCCTGGATAAGATGACCCTGGTTGAG GTTGGTCCTAGATTTTGCTTGAATCCTATCAAGATTTTTGGTGGCAGCTTTGGAGGCCCAACATTGTATGAAAATCCCTTTTTTGTATCACCTAACCAG ATTCGAGCACTGGAGAAAAAGCAGAAGGCTGGGAAGTTTGCCAAGAAAGTCAAAGCCAAGACGAGGAGGAAGATGCACGAGCTATCAAATCCATTGGAGCCTGATGAATTTGCAGACATGTGGAAGGAAtga